Below is a genomic region from Erigeron canadensis isolate Cc75 chromosome 7, C_canadensis_v1, whole genome shotgun sequence.
ACCTGCAAATTAATGTTCATATAAATCGGCGTCAAACAACCAAGAGTTCAACAGTTTACGGATTGGAAGAAATTGGTGTTTTCTTACCTTTAGATCCTGTCTCATAACCAAGAACCAAGAGTTTTCCTTTCTTGAGCTCTAGAACCATTGGAGTTTTACTCATGGGTTGGCTTCTAGTGTTCAAAGTAAGGCCCTTTTTTTGATGATCAACCGAACGGATGACCCTTTGAGGAATAGAATCTAATCCCATTAGCTTTGCCACAACCCCAGGATTACCCGGAGTATAACAAATCTCCGTGGATTCCTTTATACGTTGGTGTGTGGCATGACCATTGAAGCAAGGCAAGCAGCGTAAAACTCTTGGAAGACAGTATTGGGCGATACAGTTGACATCCGATAATTGggtttcagaagatgaagattgAAAGAACTTCATTGTGAGACCTTAATGATCGATGATGCTTGAGGACAAATTTTTGATGGTTATATGGTATTAAATAGAGATctcaaattcaagaaaaatgggACCAAAAGGAACAAAAGTAAAGGAAGCaaaggaaaaaggaaagaagGTGTGGCGGGATATACATTTGAATGTTTAAGGGAtcaagtttataaaaataaaaaatcttatataacacacaaagacacatataaattataaaggTCAGGTTTTAACCCACACAATATCTATCTTTGCGTTAATAGGACTCTTGTCTTTCTTATGATAACATGAATAGCAAATTCACATAATGTTTCTAAGCAATTTACATATCAATCTATCTTCTTGTCGATACTAATTTAATCACATGATTTAACTCATGAGTTAAGATGTTTGGCTCAATTCAATTCACtgtgaatttcaaaatcatcattCTCCTAATCTTTCAAATATGTATACAATTTACATATTATTCTCAACCAACTAAAGTTAAGAGCCAAAACAACTACATCATATCAATTCC
It encodes:
- the LOC122607569 gene encoding uncharacterized protein LOC122607569, with the translated sequence MKFFQSSSSETQLSDVNCIAQYCLPRVLRCLPCFNGHATHQRIKESTEICYTPGNPGVVAKLMGLDSIPQRVIRSVDHQKKGLTLNTRSQPMSKTPMVLELKKGKLLVLGYETGSKGKEDSRSSSKRKLLDDDGSKKKKLLVETSNAKLAHELEFYDQLLLELVYIF